The Stegostoma tigrinum isolate sSteTig4 unplaced genomic scaffold, sSteTig4.hap1 scaffold_94, whole genome shotgun sequence genome segment GGTTCCAGCCTAATTTTCATAAATACGTCAATTGAAATGTCACTGTAAGACCTACAGTTTTTGAATGAAATCTAAACTATGCAAAAATTAGCTATTTCACAGATAAATTTACATTAATATTCACAGAATACAGTGCTTCTGTTTCCAATCTCGAAAAATCGGCAGGTAATACCTTCTCTCCATCGGAATGGCCGCCATGATCGACTCTGCAATGTCTTTGTTTTGTTGGTGCTGTTTTGATTTTCTGTTCAGAGCAGCTGGAAATCTTCATGCCTACTCACATCTTTATTCCTTCCTCTACTTTAATTGGCTGTATAACTCGAAGCATCTCCAGCAACTTGGTATAAAGTATCCACTGCAGCGTTAACTTACCATTACAACCAGCAGTGTAGCACATGACTTGCAAAACAGTTGCAGTGCAGGCGTGACATGgcatgagtgaaatgcgatcaaCAATCAGCTTTGTTTATTCACATAAACACTAAATCTAATAAAGGTCTTCCTTGTGAAGTTGCCGGTGTTAGCACTGCACTGTCACCATTAGCCCCATCATATGGAGAAAATTACTGAACTGGTCGATTGGAAGTTGTAAGGGCTGCAGTTGATGCAAGTCAAAATCAATAAATGAGAAGCGTAGCACGTCAgacagcattacaggagcagggaagtcgaCGTTTCTGTTGCGGAACCTTCTTCAGGACTAAACTAATAATTTGCTTCTCCATTTGTGATGGTTTTCTAAAGttgtgaagaagaatcactgAACGGGAAGCATTCACACTGCATTCTTTCCATAGACGTAGCAAGACCTACTGACTATTTCCAagaatttctgttctttttaaaaattattttaattatttttaattacttTACTGCTCACTTACAGCTTTGTAATTAGTTGCAACATCCCGCCTCTTCATTTCTACAAAATCTCTGAGGTGGTTCTGCAACTTACACGTGAAGCCTCACCACCACCATGACCATAGTGACTTCAATACATGGATTCATACATATATCTCATTTAACCTTCATTGCACTATTTTAACTCCTCTGTTGTTAACCTCTGTTTTGATTTCACAACATAGGTCATCCTGAGTCAACACAGAGACATGTTCTTACACATAAATGACAAGAAGCTTTCAACTAAATTTTGAAGTCGAGcaattcaccttaaaattacaatGATGAATTGGAATGTCAGTCGTCTTGTTTCTCTCAATCACATGACACAGAAATACGCTCATATTATCCTTAGTCATTGTCTTTCTTTCTTGCAGCAAATTTGGCGGTGATTGCTATCCTCAGCCGAGGAAGATGTGGCCTCTCCAGGTGTATCATATATTACATGATATCCATTGCGGTGATGGACCTGTTGCTCATGATCATGGCAGTGATATTAAACAGgattgctggcatttatttcccaGATAGTTTCTTGTCTATCACACCAATATGTAGTCTCCGTTCTGTTGTAAACTATGGAGTTATAGATTGTTCTGTGTGGCTAACGGTTGtcttcacctttgatcgatttgtggccatttgttgtcagaagttaaaaataaaatattgcacaaAGAAAACGGCAATGTTTGTCATAGGAACTGTGTGCACACTGAGCTGTATAAAAAACAGTTTCCTGTACATTATATATGAGCCTGTGTACATAGTCGACAACATTCCATGGCTCTGTGGTATGAAATCAATCTTTTATACTTCACCATCATGGATCGCGTTTGACTGGATTCATCACATTTTAACCCCTTGTCTCCCATTTATTCTGATCTTGCTGTTCAATGCTCTCACTGTGAGACATATTCTGATTGCCAATAAATCCCGTGGGAGACTGCGCAGTCAGAGAaatggagagaatcagagtgaccCTGAGACAGAGAAGAGAAAGAGGTCCATTGTTTTACTATTTGCTATCTCAGGTAGCTTCATCCTTTTATATTCACTGCTTCTTATAACTTTCCTCTATGTACGGATTGCAAGCGTTAGTTACTTCTCTGGTACAAATTTTGATGAATCAAATTTTATTCTGGACGAAACTGGATTCATGCTTCAGCTTTTGAGTTCCTGTGTTAACCCTTTTATTTATGCAGGAACCCAGAATAAATTCAGGGAGGAGTTAAAGAATGGTATCAAATATCCATTGCATCTAATTGTTAAGTCACTTAAACAAAGATAATAAAACCAGATTTGAGATTCTTAAGCACTGTGTGgctgttttcagtttccaaaatgTTACTGAGTTGCTTAACTCGGTGTTATAATTTACTGCccttttgtttccagtttcctcccagggtTCACTCAGAACTAAAGTATTTTCACTTGCCCAACTGAACAGGAGTACCAA includes the following:
- the LOC132209441 gene encoding probable G-protein coupled receptor 139, which gives rise to MHVSLKGLIFSIYYPALAAVGIPANLAVIAILSRGRCGLSRCIIYYMISIAVMDLLLMIMAVILNRIAGIYFPDSFLSITPICSLRSVVNYGVIDCSVWLTVVFTFDRFVAICCQKLKIKYCTKKTAMFVIGTVCTLSCIKNSFLYIIYEPVYIVDNIPWLCGMKSIFYTSPSWIAFDWIHHILTPCLPFILILLFNALTVRHILIANKSRGRLRSQRNGENQSDPETEKRKRSIVLLFAISGSFILLYSLLLITFLYVRIASVSYFSGTNFDESNFILDETGFMLQLLSSCVNPFIYAGTQNKFREELKNGIKYPLHLIVKSLKQR